A window from Argopecten irradians isolate NY chromosome 3, Ai_NY, whole genome shotgun sequence encodes these proteins:
- the LOC138317998 gene encoding regulator of microtubule dynamics protein 1-like, with product MSSLLRPNAPFFGALGTGIFIGLGGTILYLKITGTFLREIRRLSASISELKAEVKDLRQQLETQKKRRRSPGFYSVHASSGDDDDEMFEDAYGGSGTVSSPSDQEFVESFRELQVEDIKPGQADRQQSIDEQKVQVYQQVDHLLEGGDDEKQRAYSLLLKHKSQFLDDADFHWRLSKCTYQVAQIEGSLGNDDKKKEMVYSAKDSAAKALTINEDCGNAHKWFAITVGSIGDYEGTQEKIKNGYVFKEHIERAIQINPDDPSNHHLLGRWCFGVYMLSWLERKAAAALFATPPTSTAEEALNNFLEAERLNPGKWKENMLFIAKCYIQQSNNVQAVVWLEKAVTIPVVSQDDKTSQVEVETLLAKYRR from the exons ATGTCCTCCCTATTGCGACCAAACGCACCTTTCTTTGGTGCTTTGGGGACAGGAATATTTATTGGGTTAGGAGGGACCATTCTTTACCTGAAAATTACAGGGACCTTTCTCAGAGAGATTCGCCGACTCTCTGCTTCTATCAGCGAACTCAAGGCTGAGGTGAAAGATCTCCGACAGCAACTTGAAACACAAAAGAAACGTCGACGTAGCCCGGGATTTTACTCTGTGCATGCGAGTAGTGGCGACGACGACGATGAAATGTTCGAAGATGCATATGGAGG GTCAGGCACTGTGAGTTCACCAAGCGATCAAGAGTTTGTTGAGTCCTTCAGGGAATTGCAGGTTGAGGATATCAAACCAGGACAGGCAGACAGACAACAGTCTATTGACGAACAAAAAGTCCAGGTTTATCAACAAGTGGATCATCTCTTAGAAGGGGGAGATGATGAGAAACAGAGAGCCTATAGTCTCCTCCTTAAACACAAATCTCAG TTCCTGGATGATGCTGACTTTCACTGGCGCCTTTCGAAGTGTACATACCAAGTGGCCCAGATAGAAGGAAGCCTAGGCAATGACgataagaaaaaagaaatggtTTACAGTGCTAAAGACAGTGCGGCTAAAGCTCTCACTATCAATGAGGATTGCGGCAATGCCCATAAATG GTTTGCCATTACTGTTGGAAGCATAGGAGATTATGAAGGAACacaggaaaaaataaaaaatggataTGTATTTAAG GAACATATAGAACGAGCCATACAGATTAACCCTGACGATCCTTCAAATCACCATCTCCTTGGGCGGTGGTGTTTCGGG GTATATATGCTGTCTTGGCTGGAGAGGAAGGCTGCGGCTGCCCTATTCGCTACACCACCCACATCCACAGCTGAAGAGGCCTTAAACAACTTTCTGGAGGCTGAACGACTGAACCCAGGAAAGTGGAAAGAAAATATGCTTTTTATTGCCAAG TGCTACATTCAACAAAGCAACAATGTACAAGCTGTTGTCTGGTTGGAAAAGGCAGTCACCATCCCGGTAGTTAGTCAGGAT GACAAAACCTCCCAAGTAGAAGTGGAGACCTTGCTGGCCAAGTACAGACGCTAG
- the LOC138317999 gene encoding GTP cyclohydrolase 1 feedback regulatory protein-like — protein MPHILISTQIRLECGPTVVGDEWSDKKLMEYLGASLMKTLGNNFMEYSTPDPPRVVLDKLEKLDYCVVAMTGVGQTCIWTLHKPDPNTIDKKVTSSKGDN, from the exons ATGCCTCACATTCTTATAAGCACACAGATCCGCCTG GAATGTGGCCCCACAGTTGTCGGAGATGAGTGGAGTGACAAGAAACTGATGGAATATCTTGGTGCCTCATTGATGAAAACATTAGGAAacaattt taTGGAGTACTCGACACCAGACCCTCCGCGTGTGGTTTTGGATAAGCTAGAGAAATTGGACTACTGCGTGGTTGCTATGACGGGAGTTGGCCAGACCTGTATCTGGACACTACATAAACCTGACCCTAATACAATCGATAAAAAGGTCACCTCTTCCAAAGGTGACAATTGA